In Sporosarcina sp. PTS2304, a genomic segment contains:
- the veg gene encoding biofilm formation stimulator Veg, translated as MPKTLADIKKSLDAHLGKRLHLKANGGRKKTIEHAGVLRDTYRAVFVVELDQDDNAFERVSYSYADILTEAVEITILDGADQTAFIIK; from the coding sequence ATGCCAAAAACATTAGCAGACATTAAAAAGTCACTGGATGCCCATTTAGGGAAACGTCTCCATTTAAAAGCAAATGGCGGTCGTAAGAAAACGATCGAGCATGCTGGAGTTTTGCGCGATACGTATCGTGCTGTTTTCGTAGTGGAGTTAGACCAGGATGACAATGCGTTTGAAAGAGTTTCTTACAGCTATGCAGATATTTTAACCGAAGCGGTTGAAATAACAATTCTCGATGGTGCAGACCAAACGGCCTTTATCATCAAATAA
- a CDS encoding small, acid-soluble spore protein, alpha/beta type — translation MARKGVMSDQLKEEIAKDLGFYDVVQKEGWGGIRSRDAGNMVKRAIEMASKQMEEKK, via the coding sequence ATGGCAAGAAAAGGTGTTATGTCAGATCAATTAAAAGAAGAAATCGCAAAAGACCTTGGCTTTTACGACGTTGTGCAAAAAGAAGGTTGGGGCGGTATTCGTTCACGTGATGCAGGAAATATGGTAAAACGTGCAATTGAAATGGCAAGCAAGCAGATGGAAGAGAAGAAGTAA